The proteins below are encoded in one region of Fibrella aestuarina BUZ 2:
- a CDS encoding NAD(P)-dependent alcohol dehydrogenase yields MIAAKGYAAQTKDTPLAPWTFDRRTVGPHDVQFDITYCGVCHSDLHQIKDEWGGGIFPMVPGHEIVGRVIAVGDQVSKFKMGDLAGTGCMVDSCRTCENCQHGLEQYCINGNTLTYNSLEQDRKTPTYGGYSNTIVVHEDFVLHMPEQLDLAAAAPLLCAGITTYSPLRHWKVGKGHKLAVVGLGGLGHMGVKFGVAFGAEVTVLSTSPKKEEDARKLGAHKFVVTSDPEQLAAVTGYFDFILDTVSAGHDYNQYLAMLKTDGVHICVGAPPTPAAILAFSLIPGRKSLAGSTIGGIAETQEMLDFCAEHDIVSDIELIDIKDIQPAYDRMLKGDVRYRFVIDMATL; encoded by the coding sequence ATGATCGCCGCTAAAGGATACGCCGCGCAAACCAAAGACACCCCACTCGCCCCCTGGACCTTCGACCGCCGGACGGTTGGTCCTCATGACGTTCAATTTGATATTACCTACTGCGGCGTTTGCCATTCTGACCTGCATCAGATCAAAGACGAATGGGGCGGCGGCATCTTCCCGATGGTGCCGGGGCACGAGATCGTTGGCCGGGTCATCGCAGTGGGCGATCAGGTCAGTAAGTTCAAGATGGGCGATCTGGCCGGTACGGGCTGCATGGTCGACTCGTGCCGCACCTGCGAGAATTGCCAGCATGGGTTGGAACAGTATTGTATCAACGGCAACACGCTCACCTACAACAGCCTGGAGCAGGATCGGAAAACGCCTACCTATGGCGGGTATTCAAATACCATTGTCGTGCACGAAGATTTTGTGCTGCACATGCCCGAGCAGCTCGATCTGGCGGCAGCCGCGCCGCTGTTGTGCGCGGGCATCACGACCTACTCGCCCCTGCGGCATTGGAAAGTGGGCAAAGGGCATAAACTGGCCGTAGTGGGGCTAGGCGGCCTGGGCCATATGGGCGTGAAATTCGGGGTTGCGTTTGGCGCCGAGGTGACCGTGTTGAGTACGTCGCCAAAAAAAGAAGAAGACGCCCGGAAATTAGGCGCCCATAAGTTTGTGGTGACCAGCGACCCCGAGCAGTTGGCCGCCGTAACGGGCTATTTCGACTTTATTCTGGATACAGTTTCGGCCGGACACGACTACAATCAATATTTGGCCATGCTGAAGACCGACGGGGTACACATTTGTGTGGGGGCGCCACCGACGCCAGCAGCCATTCTGGCTTTCAGCCTGATTCCTGGCCGCAAATCGCTGGCGGGTTCGACCATCGGTGGCATTGCCGAAACCCAGGAGATGCTGGATTTCTGCGCCGAGCACGACATCGTTTCCGACATCGAGCTGATCGATATCAAAGACATTCAACCGGCCTATGATCGGATGCTGAAAGGCGACGTTCGGTATCGGTTCGTGATCGATATGGCAACATTGTAA
- a CDS encoding DUF308 domain-containing protein, with protein MNNQQQMQQRWLLIARGIGYILLGVGLFVYANTFTPAIGRTIGIITILAGLTGSAYARINSRVDPNNFWIILHGLNDTIFGIVFLITATQGLKNFVDMLGFWALVYAFLQAVRSMYAALMEGGASLYNLVNKLTHFASVLLAGYLAFDILMRPIGFVQSLGIMGFFPIGLGILVILRTRLNDEKTVTIAENRLK; from the coding sequence ATGAACAATCAACAGCAAATGCAGCAACGATGGTTGCTGATAGCCCGAGGGATTGGCTATATCCTACTGGGAGTAGGCCTATTTGTCTACGCGAATACGTTCACGCCAGCTATCGGCCGGACGATTGGTATAATCACTATCCTGGCTGGTTTGACTGGCTCTGCATACGCCCGTATCAACAGCCGGGTCGACCCCAATAACTTCTGGATTATTCTACACGGCCTGAATGACACAATTTTCGGTATCGTGTTTCTGATAACGGCAACCCAGGGGTTAAAAAACTTTGTGGACATGCTGGGTTTTTGGGCGTTAGTCTACGCTTTTCTACAGGCTGTGCGCTCTATGTATGCAGCCTTGATGGAGGGCGGCGCTTCACTTTACAACCTCGTCAATAAGCTAACTCATTTTGCCAGTGTACTGCTGGCGGGTTATCTGGCCTTTGATATACTGATGCGCCCCATCGGCTTTGTCCAGTCGCTTGGCATCATGGGCTTCTTCCCGATCGGACTCGGTATTCTGGTCATTCTGCGAACTCGGCTTAATGACGAAAAAACCGTGACGATTGCTGAAAACCGGTTGAAATAA
- a CDS encoding TonB-dependent receptor, whose product MRPFIKAYILAIGLLPFVAQAQQAASIRGTVTTSDGNPAEAVTVSLKGKGQGAVTTDKGNYTINRVKPGTYTVQVSAVGLTTAEKELTLNAGESATLDFVLAENTAQLQEVTVSAGRINRFARPSSDYVSKMPLKNLENPQVYNSVGKELLAEQLVFSVDDALRNAPGIQKMWEATGRAGDGGSFYNTRGFIVQSQLRNGLAGNVTSDIDAVNLEKLETIKGPSATLFGSALTSYGGLINRVTKKPYETFGGEVSLSAGSYDLQRASVDVNTPLNQSRNLMLRVNTAFTHEGTFQTQGFSRRFALAPSLLYKPNDRLSILLDAELFRGEGIGKQLLFFYVPASTLGATRADELNIDYRNSYMGKGLTQQTRSTNLFGQVNYRISPSFTSSTNLSSSHSFSNGFGPYFYLLPSGGALGTNNLVRADQSTRNSTNDVFEVQQLINGDFQLGSLRNRIVLGLDYLHVNSNQLFFGSVFDTIPLSGNTDFSQFNGAALAALYASKAPDFTYPITGIRNTYSAFVSDVLNLTDRLSVLAALRVDNFNNKGGKVGSDVPGYQQTAFSPKFGLVYQAVQDKVSLFANYQNSFNNQGIYNAYDVTAPDSLAQRFAKLEQANQFEAGVKLNAYSGRLSATISYYDIQVKNLLRTDPNPLAAARFAQTQDGTQLSRGVEVDVVANPFAGFNLAAGFSYNDSKLTNADADVNGRRPATASSPVLANLWLSYRIQSSVLRGLGVGVGGNYASDNKIQNSISQGVFILPAYTVLNASAFYEQRKFRVAVKADNFTNERYWIGYTTMNPQKLRSFVGSVTYKF is encoded by the coding sequence ATGCGACCATTTATAAAGGCTTATATACTGGCTATCGGGCTATTGCCGTTCGTGGCACAGGCTCAGCAAGCCGCTAGTATTCGTGGTACCGTAACCACCTCTGATGGCAATCCGGCCGAAGCGGTAACGGTAAGTTTGAAAGGAAAAGGGCAGGGGGCCGTCACTACCGACAAAGGCAATTACACCATCAACCGGGTGAAGCCAGGTACGTATACCGTGCAGGTATCGGCGGTGGGCCTGACTACGGCGGAAAAGGAGCTGACCCTAAATGCGGGCGAAAGTGCAACGCTCGATTTTGTGCTGGCCGAAAACACGGCTCAGCTTCAGGAGGTGACCGTCAGCGCTGGGCGTATCAACCGGTTTGCCCGCCCGTCGAGCGACTACGTGTCGAAGATGCCGCTGAAGAATCTGGAAAATCCACAGGTATACAACAGCGTCGGCAAAGAGCTGCTGGCCGAACAGCTCGTTTTCTCGGTCGATGATGCCCTGCGTAATGCCCCGGGTATTCAGAAGATGTGGGAAGCGACCGGCCGCGCGGGCGATGGCGGCAGCTTCTACAATACGCGTGGCTTTATCGTACAAAGTCAGCTACGTAACGGACTGGCAGGCAACGTCACGAGCGACATCGACGCCGTCAATCTGGAGAAGCTGGAAACGATTAAAGGCCCATCGGCCACGCTGTTTGGCAGCGCGCTGACCTCCTACGGCGGGCTCATCAACCGGGTGACCAAGAAGCCCTACGAAACCTTCGGCGGCGAAGTGTCCCTCTCGGCGGGTAGCTACGATCTTCAGCGGGCCAGCGTTGATGTGAACACACCCCTCAACCAGAGCCGGAACCTGATGCTGCGTGTTAATACGGCGTTTACCCACGAAGGGACGTTCCAGACGCAGGGCTTTAGCCGCCGGTTTGCGCTGGCCCCCAGCCTGTTGTACAAACCCAACGACCGGTTGTCGATTCTGCTCGATGCGGAGCTGTTCCGGGGCGAGGGTATCGGCAAGCAACTGTTGTTCTTCTACGTACCGGCCTCCACGCTCGGGGCTACCCGCGCCGACGAACTGAACATCGACTACCGGAACTCCTACATGGGCAAGGGGCTGACGCAGCAAACGCGCAGCACCAACCTGTTTGGGCAGGTGAACTACCGGATCTCGCCCTCGTTTACGTCATCGACCAACCTCAGTAGCAGCCACAGTTTCTCGAATGGCTTTGGCCCCTACTTCTACCTGCTGCCGTCGGGCGGCGCGCTGGGCACCAACAACCTGGTCCGGGCCGACCAATCGACGCGCAACAGCACCAACGATGTGTTTGAAGTGCAGCAGCTGATCAACGGCGATTTCCAGCTGGGCAGCCTGCGCAACCGGATCGTGCTGGGCCTCGATTACCTACACGTCAATTCGAATCAGTTGTTTTTCGGCAGCGTGTTCGACACCATTCCGCTGTCGGGTAATACCGATTTCAGCCAGTTCAACGGGGCAGCGCTGGCGGCGCTCTACGCCAGCAAGGCGCCCGATTTCACGTACCCCATCACGGGCATCCGCAACACATACAGCGCCTTCGTGTCGGACGTGCTGAACCTGACCGACCGGCTGAGCGTGCTGGCCGCGTTGCGTGTCGATAACTTCAACAACAAAGGCGGAAAGGTTGGCTCCGACGTACCTGGCTATCAGCAAACGGCTTTCTCCCCCAAATTTGGCTTGGTTTACCAGGCGGTACAAGACAAGGTGTCGCTGTTTGCCAACTACCAGAACAGCTTCAACAACCAGGGCATCTACAACGCCTACGACGTGACGGCCCCGGATAGCCTGGCGCAACGGTTTGCCAAACTCGAGCAGGCCAACCAGTTTGAGGCGGGGGTAAAGCTCAACGCCTACAGCGGTCGCCTGAGTGCTACCATCAGCTACTACGATATCCAGGTGAAAAACCTGCTGCGCACCGACCCGAACCCACTGGCGGCCGCCCGATTCGCCCAGACCCAAGACGGCACTCAACTGAGCCGGGGTGTTGAAGTCGACGTCGTCGCCAATCCCTTTGCGGGTTTCAACCTGGCAGCGGGCTTCTCGTATAACGACTCGAAGCTGACCAACGCCGACGCTGATGTGAACGGTCGCCGCCCGGCCACGGCCTCATCGCCCGTGCTGGCCAATCTGTGGCTGAGCTACCGGATTCAGAGCAGCGTGTTGCGTGGCCTCGGCGTTGGGGTTGGTGGGAACTACGCCAGCGACAACAAGATTCAGAACAGCATCAGCCAGGGAGTATTTATTCTGCCCGCCTACACGGTCCTGAACGCGTCGGCCTTTTATGAGCAGCGCAAATTCCGGGTGGCTGTGAAAGCCGATAACTTCACCAACGAGCGTTATTGGATTGGTTACACCACCATGAACCCCCAAAAGCTGCGCAGCTTCGTGGGGAGTGTGACCTACAAGTTTTAA
- a CDS encoding T9SS type A sorting domain-containing protein, whose protein sequence is MTKYIRLFLFLILYSASPLTFAQLITTQAIATNAICAGTAIEVPFTSSGLSVTGNTAYTVQLANGNGAFVNVPTGAATQNGAAYTVTATIPASTSYGNGYRVRVVSSGVLGTVSPTTLTVKTRPGAPALPLQLIAPNTYQYTFCQNDKPVTLSDITGPVPDNYRVQYDVGSDAAPTGQKTFTAPTITTTTPGKATYNLRFVVTDASRGCNPDNDAVAYLQTEVKPRPEAPSVPNPTLTYCQNSNAPALAAYTTVANANLFWYDASDKLLSETTAPSPPTGQLGVQTYLVAQSVNNCESIRARLTVTIQTTPIPAVGQTRFDICKGSATQPLSATGTNLRWTDPTGATFTAAPTPSTSEVTKNADGDIYYVTQTGSNGCVSPRVAIRVFVLGPPTLALSGSTTITLGQTAPLTLAFTGNGPYRFRLSNGVSGTAQKDTTIRVAPTVTTVYQVAEVSNNCGTGLPASTATITVAVPSIRTLPLSASLVCAGSPVTASFQTTGSFNAGNTFRLRIARTEPGTTALTYTDLDEQRVGVGQVTGTLPGTIAVGTYSLLVVSTNPDLSTTNTATPTQIAVRAPASATLSATPNPAQVGELVKLNVTFGGEGPWTFSYRDSSNVVGAAQQVTTNANPHSIEVRPQRTTAYRLTALTNSCGNAPALPSPLLITVMPLLATEPLVTDDLSKSIRVYPIPATSALTVQFTQPLQEAATLDVLDVQGQTKQQQRTTQPTTTLSLGQWPAGTYLLRVRVGEKTTVRRILVE, encoded by the coding sequence ATGACAAAATATATACGGCTGTTTCTCTTTTTGATTCTCTATAGTGCGAGCCCGCTCACCTTTGCGCAACTCATCACGACCCAGGCCATTGCAACGAACGCCATCTGTGCGGGTACTGCCATCGAGGTGCCTTTTACCAGTAGCGGCTTGTCGGTTACGGGCAACACCGCTTATACCGTCCAACTGGCCAACGGGAATGGTGCCTTTGTGAACGTACCCACGGGTGCCGCTACCCAGAATGGAGCGGCCTATACGGTAACAGCAACGATTCCGGCCAGTACCAGCTATGGCAACGGGTATCGCGTGCGGGTGGTGAGCAGCGGCGTGTTGGGCACCGTAAGCCCAACCACCCTGACGGTGAAAACACGGCCCGGCGCCCCGGCTCTACCGCTTCAACTGATTGCGCCCAATACCTACCAGTATACCTTCTGCCAGAACGACAAACCCGTTACGCTATCGGACATCACTGGCCCTGTGCCCGATAATTACCGGGTGCAATATGACGTGGGCAGCGACGCCGCGCCTACGGGTCAGAAAACGTTTACGGCTCCGACTATCACGACAACAACGCCTGGAAAAGCGACCTACAACCTGCGTTTCGTGGTAACGGATGCCAGCCGGGGCTGCAATCCCGACAACGACGCTGTGGCCTACCTTCAAACCGAAGTGAAACCCCGTCCCGAGGCCCCATCAGTGCCCAACCCGACGCTGACGTACTGCCAGAATAGCAACGCTCCGGCTCTGGCTGCCTACACCACGGTCGCCAATGCCAATCTGTTCTGGTACGATGCTAGTGACAAACTGCTTTCAGAAACCACGGCGCCTAGCCCGCCAACGGGCCAACTGGGCGTACAGACGTATCTGGTGGCGCAGTCAGTCAATAATTGCGAAAGCATCAGGGCCCGCCTGACGGTGACCATCCAGACTACGCCGATACCGGCCGTTGGCCAGACCCGCTTTGACATCTGTAAAGGCAGTGCAACTCAGCCCCTGTCGGCCACTGGCACAAACCTCCGCTGGACCGACCCCACGGGGGCGACCTTTACGGCGGCTCCGACTCCTTCAACCAGCGAGGTAACGAAGAATGCGGATGGTGACATCTATTACGTAACGCAGACCGGGAGTAACGGGTGTGTGAGTCCGCGCGTGGCCATTCGGGTGTTTGTGTTGGGTCCGCCCACGTTGGCCCTATCGGGCAGTACAACCATCACGCTCGGGCAGACGGCCCCACTCACGCTGGCGTTTACGGGCAACGGACCCTACCGGTTCAGGCTGTCGAACGGCGTTTCGGGGACCGCCCAGAAAGACACGACGATCCGGGTGGCTCCCACCGTGACGACGGTCTATCAGGTAGCCGAGGTGAGCAACAACTGTGGTACGGGCCTACCTGCCAGTACGGCCACCATCACCGTGGCAGTCCCGTCGATTCGTACGTTACCCCTGTCGGCCAGCCTGGTCTGTGCCGGTAGCCCAGTGACGGCAAGTTTCCAAACCACGGGGAGTTTCAACGCAGGGAACACGTTTCGGTTACGCATCGCCCGGACTGAGCCAGGTACGACGGCACTGACATACACGGATCTGGACGAACAGCGGGTTGGGGTAGGGCAGGTGACCGGTACGTTGCCGGGGACGATAGCCGTAGGTACTTATTCACTGCTCGTGGTATCGACCAACCCCGACCTGTCGACAACCAACACGGCCACCCCTACCCAAATCGCGGTGCGGGCGCCTGCCAGTGCAACGCTGTCGGCCACACCGAACCCGGCGCAAGTGGGTGAACTGGTCAAACTCAACGTTACGTTCGGTGGCGAAGGGCCATGGACGTTCAGCTATCGCGACAGTAGCAACGTGGTCGGGGCTGCGCAGCAGGTAACCACCAACGCCAACCCGCATAGTATCGAGGTGCGCCCTCAACGCACAACCGCCTACCGGCTGACGGCCTTAACCAATAGCTGTGGCAATGCGCCTGCGCTGCCTTCCCCACTGCTGATCACGGTGATGCCGTTGCTGGCAACTGAACCGCTCGTTACTGATGACCTAAGTAAATCGATTCGGGTATACCCAATCCCGGCTACTTCGGCCCTGACGGTACAATTTACCCAGCCGCTTCAGGAGGCGGCTACGCTTGATGTGCTGGATGTACAGGGGCAGACGAAGCAACAGCAACGCACCACGCAACCGACAACGACTCTGTCGCTCGGCCAATGGCCCGCCGGTACGTACCTGCTCCGGGTACGGGTGGGAGAAAAGACCACGGTGCGGCGTATTCTGGTCGAGTAG
- a CDS encoding sensor histidine kinase gives MEYGLSDVVLLIIVGTLLLLLLGAFITVLLFIYKRRYVEHQAELTHLHEAHQREILTAQLETQNQTLQHIADELHDHIGQMLSVIWLHLNLLEDETAHLPVQGKVSELLTHTATVVADVRNLSKSLSTDTVARFGLPECIRLELERIDRAAGSTRTQLRVLGDAYALSGDREIVLLRMVQEALNNALKHAPYAPIRLTLDYQPDALQLIIADDGPGFSMSEVSARPLDKGGQGLRNLRRRAQLLGGRCVWHTAPGEGTQVVLTIPHIS, from the coding sequence ATGGAGTACGGATTATCGGATGTCGTGTTGCTGATTATCGTAGGTACGTTGCTGCTGCTGCTACTGGGTGCCTTTATTACCGTATTGCTCTTTATCTATAAGCGCCGGTACGTGGAGCACCAGGCCGAACTAACGCACCTGCACGAAGCCCATCAGCGCGAAATCCTGACGGCTCAGCTCGAAACCCAGAACCAGACGCTCCAGCACATTGCCGACGAACTGCACGACCACATTGGGCAAATGTTGTCGGTGATCTGGCTGCACCTGAACCTGCTCGAAGATGAAACCGCCCACTTACCGGTGCAGGGTAAAGTGTCGGAACTGCTCACCCACACCGCCACCGTGGTGGCCGACGTCAGGAATTTGTCGAAATCGCTCAGTACTGACACCGTCGCTCGTTTTGGCTTGCCGGAGTGCATCCGGCTGGAACTTGAGCGGATTGACCGGGCGGCGGGTTCAACACGTACCCAGCTCCGGGTGTTGGGCGATGCCTACGCGCTGTCGGGAGACCGTGAAATCGTGCTGCTGCGTATGGTGCAGGAGGCCCTCAATAACGCCCTTAAGCACGCGCCCTACGCACCCATCCGGCTGACGCTCGATTACCAACCCGATGCGCTTCAGCTGATCATAGCCGACGATGGGCCCGGCTTTTCGATGTCCGAGGTAAGCGCCCGCCCACTCGATAAAGGCGGGCAGGGGCTGCGTAACCTGCGTCGGCGGGCGCAGCTGTTGGGCGGACGTTGCGTATGGCACACGGCTCCCGGCGAGGGAACGCAGGTTGTGCTGACCATTCCTCATATCAGCTGA
- a CDS encoding DUF308 domain-containing protein, with product MNNQQHIQHRWLLTARGVCYILMGVGMFIYANTFTPGTGRILGAVTLAAGLAGSAYARANSRVDGNNFWVVLHSLNDLIFGVVFLITASSGLKNFVDMLGFWALIYAFLQAVRAMYAALMEGGSSLANKLLHFLSVVVAGYLAFNTLMRPIGLIDSLGIMGFFPIGLGILLIIQVRLTEEKPISAPR from the coding sequence ATGAACAACCAACAGCACATTCAGCACCGCTGGCTACTGACGGCCCGCGGGGTCTGTTACATCCTGATGGGGGTCGGCATGTTTATCTATGCCAACACCTTCACGCCGGGTACAGGGCGTATCCTGGGCGCAGTTACGTTAGCAGCGGGTCTGGCTGGCTCGGCCTATGCACGAGCCAACAGCCGGGTCGACGGCAACAACTTCTGGGTGGTTCTGCACAGCCTGAACGACCTGATCTTTGGGGTGGTCTTTCTGATCACTGCCAGCAGCGGACTAAAGAATTTTGTGGATATGCTGGGTTTCTGGGCGTTGATCTACGCCTTTTTGCAGGCCGTCCGGGCTATGTATGCTGCCCTGATGGAAGGTGGCTCGTCGTTGGCGAATAAGCTGCTGCATTTCCTGAGCGTAGTGGTGGCTGGCTATCTGGCCTTCAATACCCTGATGCGCCCTATCGGTCTGATCGACTCGTTGGGCATTATGGGTTTCTTCCCGATCGGGCTGGGTATTCTGCTCATTATCCAGGTTCGACTGACCGAGGAAAAACCAATATCAGCACCGCGGTAG
- a CDS encoding zinc metalloprotease, with product MKRFLLPIVCLAVVGAVSSCFDPTIDQSGTSSASDRHAKQGEEGPRQCATMDVLAENIKENPGLAKKLDDIDKQASRFMKGSSLAAAVAYTGVVTIPVRVHVIYNTAQENISDAQIQSQITVLNRDYSKTNSDVSLLPGVFSGLASDMQIQFTLASVDRKQSSKTSWGTRDAMKSSKKGGVDAVDPTRSLNIWVCNIGGGILGYAQFPGGTAATDGVVIGPQYFGSRALVPSGGYFATPYDKGRTATHEVGHWLNLRHIWGDASCGNDQVADTPTQQTANYGCPAFPHVTCGNGPNGDLFMNYMDYTDDGCMYMFTNGQAARSRALFASDGARRTFVQ from the coding sequence ATGAAAAGATTCCTTTTACCCATCGTTTGTTTGGCTGTCGTAGGCGCCGTATCGTCTTGCTTCGACCCCACCATCGATCAGTCAGGTACTTCATCAGCAAGTGATCGACATGCAAAACAGGGCGAAGAAGGCCCGCGGCAGTGCGCCACCATGGACGTGCTGGCGGAAAACATCAAGGAGAATCCAGGCCTTGCTAAAAAACTGGATGATATCGACAAACAAGCCAGCCGTTTCATGAAAGGCAGTTCGCTGGCCGCCGCCGTAGCCTACACGGGCGTAGTGACCATTCCGGTACGGGTGCACGTTATCTACAACACCGCGCAGGAGAACATCAGCGACGCGCAGATTCAGTCGCAGATCACGGTGCTCAATCGGGATTATAGCAAAACCAACAGCGACGTCAGCCTGTTGCCGGGTGTCTTTTCGGGGTTGGCTTCCGACATGCAGATTCAGTTTACGCTGGCGAGCGTCGACCGTAAGCAGTCGAGCAAAACCTCGTGGGGCACTCGCGATGCGATGAAGAGCAGCAAGAAGGGCGGCGTCGACGCCGTTGACCCCACGCGCAGCCTGAATATCTGGGTCTGCAACATCGGTGGCGGCATTCTGGGCTATGCGCAGTTTCCGGGTGGCACCGCAGCAACCGATGGCGTAGTGATTGGGCCGCAATACTTCGGCAGCCGCGCCCTTGTGCCGTCGGGTGGGTATTTTGCCACACCTTACGACAAAGGCCGCACCGCCACGCATGAAGTTGGTCACTGGCTCAACCTGCGGCACATCTGGGGCGATGCCAGCTGCGGCAATGATCAGGTTGCCGACACCCCCACGCAGCAGACGGCCAATTATGGTTGCCCCGCTTTCCCGCACGTAACCTGCGGCAACGGTCCCAACGGCGATCTGTTCATGAACTACATGGACTATACCGACGACGGCTGCATGTACATGTTTACCAACGGCCAAGCCGCCCGCAGCCGCGCCCTGTTCGCCTCGGACGGCGCCCGCCGGACGTTCGTGCAATAG
- a CDS encoding PepSY-associated TM helix domain-containing protein has protein sequence MTFRKAVGKLHLWLGLASGLIVFIVAVTGCLYAFKTEIEDLTQAYRYVLAETRPLLPPSRFEAIGAQLLPGKNLHSVTYRTGGRAAILAFYHYEPTYYYLAYIHPYTGKVLHVQDMSHDFFYQVLQGHYYLWLPPTIGQPIVASATLIFVVLLISGLVLWWPKNRAARKQRFTVKWTAPWRRRNYDLHNVFGFYVMGIAMLLALTGLVWGFQWFAKSVYWATSGGEALPAYYEPTSTVPARLPSVNLPAIDRLWQQTMVSNPTAETVEVHFPEAPTASIAISTNPDAATYWQGDHRYYDQYTLKELSVNHQYGRFDETVSVAQKIARLNYDVHVGAILGLPGKLIAFLASLMVASLPVTGFLIWWGRRKKTKKAIRHHKPIRHHARPRLRTSQLPNP, from the coding sequence ATGACGTTCAGGAAAGCAGTTGGTAAACTTCATCTATGGCTTGGGTTAGCCTCGGGGCTGATCGTATTCATCGTTGCCGTCACGGGCTGCCTGTATGCCTTCAAAACGGAGATCGAAGACCTGACCCAAGCCTACCGCTACGTACTGGCGGAGACGCGGCCACTGCTACCACCGTCGCGCTTCGAGGCGATTGGGGCGCAACTGTTGCCGGGCAAAAACCTGCACAGCGTTACGTACCGCACCGGCGGCCGGGCAGCGATCTTGGCGTTTTACCACTACGAGCCAACCTACTATTACCTGGCCTACATTCACCCGTATACGGGTAAGGTACTGCACGTGCAGGACATGAGCCACGATTTCTTCTATCAGGTGTTGCAGGGGCATTATTACCTCTGGTTGCCGCCCACCATCGGGCAGCCCATTGTGGCCTCAGCAACCCTGATTTTTGTGGTGCTGCTTATCTCGGGGCTGGTGCTGTGGTGGCCCAAAAACCGGGCGGCGCGCAAACAGCGGTTCACGGTTAAATGGACGGCCCCCTGGCGGCGACGCAACTACGACCTCCACAATGTGTTTGGCTTCTATGTGATGGGTATTGCCATGCTGCTGGCGTTGACCGGGCTGGTGTGGGGCTTCCAGTGGTTTGCCAAATCGGTGTACTGGGCGACGTCGGGTGGCGAGGCCCTGCCGGCTTACTACGAGCCCACCTCGACGGTACCTGCCCGCCTGCCTAGCGTTAACCTGCCCGCTATCGACCGGTTGTGGCAGCAAACGATGGTCAGCAACCCAACTGCCGAAACCGTCGAGGTGCATTTTCCCGAAGCGCCAACGGCCTCCATTGCGATCAGTACCAACCCTGATGCCGCTACCTACTGGCAGGGCGACCATCGCTACTACGATCAGTATACGCTAAAGGAATTGTCGGTCAATCACCAGTATGGGCGTTTCGATGAGACGGTGTCGGTGGCTCAGAAAATTGCCCGGCTCAACTACGACGTCCACGTGGGAGCCATATTGGGACTACCGGGTAAACTCATTGCCTTTTTGGCGAGCCTGATGGTCGCCAGCCTCCCCGTCACAGGCTTTCTGATCTGGTGGGGCCGTCGTAAAAAGACCAAAAAAGCGATCCGGCATCACAAGCCCATCCGCCACCATGCCCGGCCCCGGTTGCGAACCAGCCAGCTACCTAACCCCTGA
- a CDS encoding response regulator transcription factor produces MKTTVAVVDDHRLLAQALADLINRLDDYTILFCAENGQDLFRKLDGQAVPDLVLLDVNMPVMNGLDTAIMLRERYPAVRVLALSMLDDEQTVVQMMQHGTRGYLLKGCHPHELRQALDDVRDKGLYSSAFLTGHLLGQISRPTALVPPVEAKPSLATRLNDRERHFVKLACSELTYVEIADKMCVSPRTVDGYREAVFEKLQVKTRVGLVMEAIRLGLS; encoded by the coding sequence ATGAAAACCACCGTTGCGGTTGTCGACGACCATCGGTTACTGGCGCAGGCACTGGCCGATCTGATCAATCGGCTCGATGACTACACCATCTTATTCTGTGCTGAAAACGGGCAGGATCTGTTTCGGAAACTGGACGGGCAGGCCGTGCCCGACCTGGTGCTGCTCGACGTAAACATGCCGGTCATGAATGGCCTCGACACCGCTATAATGCTGCGCGAACGCTACCCGGCGGTGCGTGTGCTGGCCCTTTCCATGCTCGACGACGAACAGACGGTCGTACAGATGATGCAGCATGGCACTCGCGGCTATCTGCTGAAAGGTTGCCACCCGCACGAACTCCGACAGGCACTCGACGATGTGCGGGATAAGGGCCTGTATTCATCGGCCTTTCTGACCGGGCATTTGCTGGGGCAGATTAGCCGGCCAACCGCGTTGGTGCCGCCCGTTGAGGCAAAACCCAGCCTAGCAACCCGGCTCAATGACCGCGAGCGGCACTTCGTAAAACTGGCCTGTAGCGAGTTGACCTACGTGGAAATTGCGGATAAGATGTGCGTGAGCCCGCGTACAGTAGACGGCTACCGGGAGGCGGTGTTTGAGAAGTTACAGGTAAAAACGCGTGTCGGGCTGGTGATGGAAGCCATCCGGTTGGGCTTATCCTAG